CGTCAGGTCGAACGTGGTGTAGACGTTCAGGTAGTCGCCCCGCACCGCGTTCCGCAGGTACTTGTAGTGGAACGGGAACGTCGGCAAAAACTCCAGGTCCTTGATGAAGAAGTCGGCGTTGTCGTTGAACGCCTTCACGACCGGGTACAGGTCCTTGAAGTCCGCGGCGAAATCGTCCTTGGTCTGCTCCAGGACGCGCGACGCCACGGTGGCGAGGCTGCGCAACGCGGCGAACGTCGCGACGATGTCGGCGCGGTTTCGGTTGAGCACCGTCAACGCCTTCGGCAACGCCTGCAGGGTCCGCCGCAGGTCATCGCGCTGCCCGGCGAGCACGGCGGCGAACCGGTCCAGCCCCTCCAGCGCCGCGATGATGTCGGTGGTCTGCTGATCCAGCGAGCTGGTCAGCTCGGCCAACCGCGGCACCAGCCGGCTGAAGCTGCCCTGCCGGCCCGCCACCGCCAGGTAGGTCTCCTCGGTGATCTCCTGCAGCGCACCGAGATTGCCCCGGTTGACGATCGTCCCGAGCGCCGACAGCACCTCCTCGGTGGTCGGATAGCGGTCGACGTCGGTGATCGTCGCCCCCGGTTCCAGCCGGCCCACCGGGGGTTCGTCGGAGGGCGGCGCCAGCTCGATGTGCTGCGACCCCAGCAGCGAGGTCTGCGCCACCCGGGCCACCGTGTTGGCGGGCAGCTCGACCTCCTTGTCCAGCGACAGCTGCAGCGCCGCGTAGAACGTCCCGTCGGAGCGCTGCACCGCCTCGACACCCGACACGCTGCCCACCGTGACGTCGTTGACCTTCACCGGCGAGTTCTGCGGCAGGGTGGCCACATCGGGCAGCTCGACGGTGACCTTGTAGGAGCCCGGGCCGTGGCCGGCGGTGCCCGGCATGTTCAGCGAGTTCAGCCCGCCGAACTGGCAACCCGCCACCACCGCGGCCATCGACGTGACCGCCAGTGTCCGTCGCACGACCCGCATCAGCGACCCCCTTCCTGGGCCGGAGACTGCCCGGCGGCACCGGACTCACCCGGCTGGTCCGGCACCGCCGCCGGACCGCCGGCGTGCGAGCTCGATCCGGCCTGCGGGGCCGGGATCATCAACGAGGTGAGGTCGGCCTCGTTCGCCGGCGCCGGGGTCGGCGGATTCGTCCCGGGCGCGGGCATCCACTGCAGGTACGGCACCGGGGTCTTGGCCTTGGCCTCGGTCTCCGGGGTGTCGTAGATGATCTGGCCCTTGTAGGCGGTGATGCTGTTGATCGGATGGAACAGCAACGGCGGGAAGTTCATCGCGATGCGCTTGAACACCGGGCCCATGCGCTGACGGCAGATCTCGGTGCGGTTGAAGTTGGCCGGGGTCGGCGCCGCCTCGAACGCGCCGCCGCAGATGAACTGCACCGGGTTCGCGAAGTTCGGCAGCGTGAGCAGGCCACCCACCGTGCCCTGGGCCGGGTTGTAGATGTTGTAGAAGTTCGACAACCCGTTCGGGGTCACGTGCAGGATCTGCTCGATGTCCTCGCTGCGGGTGTTGAGCAGGCTGGTGAAATCGGTGAGCTTGGTGATCTGGTCGATCAACGCCTGATTGGTTTCCCCGAGGAATCCGCGCACATCGGCCAGCGCCTGGTTGAGGGTGTCGAGCGTGTTGTCCAGATCCGTCGAGCTGTCGGCCAGCACCTGCGACACCGAGGCGACGTGGTTGGAGAACTGCACGATCTGCTCGTTGCTGTTGGACAGCGCGTCGACGAGGACCTGCAGGTTGCGGATGGTGCCGAACAGGTCGGTGCGCGAGTCGCCCAGCCGGCCCGCGGTCTGGGACAACTCGCGCAGCGCGGCGCGGAACGAGTCACCGTTGCCGTCGAACGTGTCGGCGGCCTGGTTGACCGCCTCGGCCAGCGGCCCCTGCAGCGAGCCCTCCTGCGGTCCGAGCGTCGCGCTCAGCTGGGTCAGCTGCTTTTTCACCTCGTCCCACTCCACCGGGACCGCGGTCTGCTCCAACCCGATCTCGGCGCCGTCGCCCAGCTCGGGCCCGCCGGTGTAGGGCGGGGTGAGCTGAACGAACCTGGCGGCCACCAGGTTCGGCGAGATGATGACGGCCTTGGCGTCGGCCGGCACCTTGATGCCGTGATCGAGGGTCATGGTGACCTTGACGTCGGTGGGCCGCGGCTCGATGGAGTCGATGGTGCCCACCGGCACGCCGACGATGCGCACCTCGTCGCCCGGATACAGGCCCACCGCCGACGTGAAGTAGGCGGTGATCTTGTGCCCGACCCGGGTCGGCCACACCAGGTA
The window above is part of the Mycolicibacterium hassiacum DSM 44199 genome. Proteins encoded here:
- a CDS encoding virulence factor Mce family protein; this encodes MTYTNPSIHRGRRLRTGLAVVLALVLAAGVYLVWPTRVGHKITAYFTSAVGLYPGDEVRIVGVPVGTIDSIEPRPTDVKVTMTLDHGIKVPADAKAVIISPNLVAARFVQLTPPYTGGPELGDGAEIGLEQTAVPVEWDEVKKQLTQLSATLGPQEGSLQGPLAEAVNQAADTFDGNGDSFRAALRELSQTAGRLGDSRTDLFGTIRNLQVLVDALSNSNEQIVQFSNHVASVSQVLADSSTDLDNTLDTLNQALADVRGFLGETNQALIDQITKLTDFTSLLNTRSEDIEQILHVTPNGLSNFYNIYNPAQGTVGGLLTLPNFANPVQFICGGAFEAAPTPANFNRTEICRQRMGPVFKRIAMNFPPLLFHPINSITAYKGQIIYDTPETEAKAKTPVPYLQWMPAPGTNPPTPAPANEADLTSLMIPAPQAGSSSHAGGPAAVPDQPGESGAAGQSPAQEGGR
- a CDS encoding MCE family protein, translating into MRVVRRTLAVTSMAAVVAGCQFGGLNSLNMPGTAGHGPGSYKVTVELPDVATLPQNSPVKVNDVTVGSVSGVEAVQRSDGTFYAALQLSLDKEVELPANTVARVAQTSLLGSQHIELAPPSDEPPVGRLEPGATITDVDRYPTTEEVLSALGTIVNRGNLGALQEITEETYLAVAGRQGSFSRLVPRLAELTSSLDQQTTDIIAALEGLDRFAAVLAGQRDDLRRTLQALPKALTVLNRNRADIVATFAALRSLATVASRVLEQTKDDFAADFKDLYPVVKAFNDNADFFIKDLEFLPTFPFHYKYLRNAVRGDYLNVYTTFDLTLRRTGESIFTTSWGLDPNMQHMHEILTPPDWMTGSLANLSGQAADPFEIPPGTATQHEEGR